The following are encoded together in the Pleurocapsa sp. FMAR1 genome:
- a CDS encoding DUF1350 family protein, with protein sequence MEWQEISGNWVYLPRQEIVGIIHFLGGAFVATAPQVSYRSILEQLGKAGYGIIATPFLNTLDHFAIARDVLNRFETVLERLQKNNKLGKSYLPIYGVGHSMGCKLHLMIGSIYDIERAGNILISFNNYPVNKAIPFMEQLNLAPMLEVEFTPSPLETTKLIAENYCIRRNLLLKFNQDNLDQTINLNSVLSDRFPDMITMKTMTGNHLTPLNQKVKWQSSSFFTPVDAIGQWFSQEMSRNLQSLQQELIIWLNPLSAF encoded by the coding sequence ATGGAGTGGCAAGAAATTTCTGGTAACTGGGTTTATCTTCCTCGTCAAGAAATAGTAGGAATCATTCATTTTTTAGGTGGAGCATTTGTGGCTACTGCGCCTCAAGTTTCGTACCGTTCAATACTAGAGCAGTTAGGCAAAGCAGGATATGGAATTATTGCCACTCCTTTTTTAAATACTCTAGATCATTTTGCGATCGCTCGTGATGTTTTGAATCGTTTTGAAACAGTTTTAGAAAGACTGCAAAAAAATAACAAATTGGGTAAAAGCTATTTACCGATATACGGTGTAGGACACAGTATGGGCTGCAAACTCCATCTGATGATCGGCAGCATATATGATATTGAAAGAGCAGGTAATATTCTTATTTCGTTTAATAATTATCCTGTCAACAAGGCAATTCCCTTTATGGAACAGCTTAATCTTGCTCCCATGCTGGAGGTGGAGTTTACCCCTTCTCCCTTGGAAACAACTAAATTAATTGCTGAAAATTATTGTATTCGCCGTAATTTGCTGCTGAAATTCAACCAAGATAACCTCGATCAGACAATTAATTTAAATTCTGTTTTAAGCGATCGCTTTCCTGATATGATCACCATGAAAACCATGACTGGAAATCATTTAACCCCCCTCAATCAAAAAGTTAAGTGGCAATCAAGCAGTTTTTTTACTCCAGTAGATGCGATCGGACAGTGGTTTAGTCAGGAAATGTCGCGAAATTTACAAAGTTTGCAGCAAGAATTAATCATTTGGCTCAATCCTCTGTCAGCTTTTTAA
- a CDS encoding PD-(D/E)XK nuclease family protein: MFEKDLIRLSQSHLNLLSICPPKFQQVYLDGLTSLPEPEQQESMQWGSRFHLLMQQRELTLPIDSLLTTDPELDLAFKALVQANRDLQEQNSDIWREAEHCRTITSGSFLLTVIYDLLIAKIDRAIILDWKTYRQPRDSKNLVNNWQTRLYLYVLAETSEYAPEQIQMVYWFVKSGKPQSVTLDYSEQQHQQTEQDLADLLNELKTWLSDYRQLGSKLPHRANCEQKCPYHQFLLANETNEYSHQELSKSIKEIEEISI, from the coding sequence ATGTTTGAAAAAGATCTTATTCGACTATCACAAAGTCATCTTAATCTTCTTAGTATCTGTCCTCCGAAGTTTCAGCAAGTTTATCTAGATGGCTTGACTTCTCTACCTGAACCTGAGCAACAGGAAAGTATGCAGTGGGGAAGTCGATTTCACTTATTGATGCAGCAAAGAGAGCTAACTTTACCTATTGATTCATTGCTAACAACTGATCCAGAGCTAGATCTCGCTTTTAAAGCTCTAGTTCAAGCTAATCGCGATCTTCAAGAACAAAATTCTGATATTTGGCGAGAAGCTGAACATTGTCGCACCATCACTTCGGGTAGCTTTTTACTCACGGTCATTTATGATTTGCTGATTGCTAAAATAGATAGAGCAATAATTCTCGACTGGAAAACATATCGTCAACCACGTGACTCTAAAAACTTAGTTAACAATTGGCAAACGCGACTCTATCTTTATGTTTTAGCCGAAACTTCTGAATATGCTCCCGAACAAATTCAAATGGTTTATTGGTTTGTCAAATCTGGTAAACCTCAAAGCGTTACTTTAGACTATAGTGAACAGCAACATCAGCAAACAGAACAAGATTTGGCAGATTTGCTTAATGAGTTGAAAACATGGTTGTCTGATTATCGACAATTAGGCTCTAAGTTGCCTCATAGAGCTAATTGCGAGCAAAAATGTCCTTATCATCAATTTTTATTGGCAAACGAGACTAACGAATATAGCCATCAAGAGTTAAGTAAATCGATTAAGGAGATTGAAGAAATTTCTATTTAA
- the atpD gene encoding F0F1 ATP synthase subunit beta codes for MVATTDKTNTGKITQIIGPVLDAEFPSGNMPRIYNALKVEGKNPAGQDVSVTCEVQQLLGDNQVRAVAMSGTDGLVRGMDIVDSGAPISVPVGKATLGRIFNVLGEPVDEKGPVNTEDTSPIHRSAPKLTELQTAPTVFETGIKVVDLLTPYRQGGKIGLFGGAGVGKTVIMMELINNIAIQHGGVSVFGGVGERTREGNDLYNEMIESNVINADNPEESKIALVYGQMNEPPGARMRVGLSALTMAEYFRDVSKQDVLLFIDNIFRFIQAGSEVSALLGRMPSAVGYQPTLGTDVGDLQERITSTKEGSITSIQAVYVPADDFTDPAPATTFAHLDGTTVLSRGLASKGIYPAVDPLASTSTMLQANIVGEEHYNTARSVQSTLQRYKELQDIIAILGLDELSEDDRIIVDRARKIERFLSQPFFVAEVFTGSPGKYVSLEQTIQGFQAILKGELDDLPEQAFYLVGNIDEAKAKAEKLKAAA; via the coding sequence ATGGTAGCCACCACAGATAAAACAAACACTGGTAAAATTACTCAAATTATCGGTCCTGTACTCGATGCTGAGTTTCCCAGCGGTAATATGCCCCGTATTTATAATGCCTTAAAAGTAGAAGGTAAAAATCCTGCTGGACAAGATGTCTCAGTTACCTGCGAAGTGCAACAACTGCTTGGTGACAACCAGGTTCGTGCTGTTGCCATGAGTGGTACTGATGGATTAGTCAGAGGTATGGATATTGTCGATAGTGGCGCGCCTATAAGCGTACCTGTTGGCAAAGCAACTTTAGGTAGAATTTTTAATGTTCTTGGCGAGCCTGTAGACGAAAAAGGTCCAGTTAACACAGAAGATACTTCTCCCATTCATAGATCTGCCCCTAAGTTAACTGAGTTACAAACTGCACCCACAGTATTTGAAACTGGGATTAAAGTTGTAGACTTGCTAACTCCCTATCGCCAGGGCGGAAAAATTGGTCTATTCGGCGGTGCGGGCGTGGGTAAAACCGTTATTATGATGGAATTGATCAATAATATTGCCATTCAGCACGGTGGTGTATCCGTGTTTGGCGGTGTGGGCGAACGTACTCGTGAAGGAAATGACCTTTATAACGAGATGATCGAATCTAACGTAATTAATGCTGACAACCCTGAAGAGTCGAAAATTGCTCTGGTGTATGGTCAAATGAACGAGCCGCCTGGAGCCAGAATGCGCGTTGGTCTATCAGCACTAACCATGGCTGAATACTTCCGTGACGTTAGTAAGCAAGATGTATTATTGTTTATTGATAATATATTCCGCTTTATTCAAGCTGGTTCTGAAGTATCTGCACTATTAGGTCGTATGCCTTCAGCGGTAGGATATCAACCTACTCTAGGTACTGACGTAGGAGACTTACAAGAACGCATTACTTCTACTAAGGAAGGTTCGATTACTTCTATTCAGGCAGTGTATGTACCTGCGGATGACTTTACAGACCCTGCTCCTGCCACAACTTTTGCTCACCTAGACGGAACTACCGTACTATCTCGTGGTTTAGCATCCAAAGGTATTTATCCAGCGGTAGATCCGCTTGCTTCTACTAGTACGATGCTGCAAGCAAATATTGTTGGAGAAGAACACTACAACACTGCTCGCTCTGTGCAGTCTACTTTGCAACGTTACAAAGAGCTACAGGATATTATTGCCATTCTTGGCTTAGACGAACTATCAGAAGACGACAGAATCATAGTAGACCGCGCTCGTAAAATCGAACGTTTCTTATCTCAGCCTTTCTTCGTAGCTGAGGTATTTACAGGTTCGCCTGGTAAATATGTAAGCCTTGAGCAAACCATTCAAGGTTTCCAAGCTATTTTAAAAGGTGAATTAGATGATCTGCCAGAACAAGCGTTCTATCTAGTAGGGAACATTGACGAAGCAAAAGCAAAAGCTGAAAAACTAAAGGCTGCTGCATAA